One segment of Niabella beijingensis DNA contains the following:
- a CDS encoding purine-nucleoside phosphorylase yields MSKSVVEQVQETVAFLRSRYPETPEVGIVLGSGLGNFAAHIRVEAEVPYSEIPHFPVSTVKGHSGKLIFGELAGKKVVAMAGRFHFYEGYTPQEVVFPVRVFKLLGIRQLLLSNAAGGVNPGFSVGDIMIINDHISFGTPNPLVGKNIEEWGTRFPDMSEPYKKSLIARAREICSEAGIDVREGVYYAVTGPTFETRAEYKMIHTLGADAVGMSTVQEAIVANHMALDVFAVSIITDLGIRDEENVITHEEVLEAAKAAEPKLAHLFTEMVARA; encoded by the coding sequence ATGTCAAAGTCAGTTGTGGAACAGGTTCAGGAAACGGTAGCCTTTTTACGGTCCCGGTATCCTGAAACACCGGAGGTAGGTATTGTGCTGGGGAGTGGCCTGGGAAATTTTGCAGCCCATATCCGCGTAGAAGCGGAAGTGCCCTATTCAGAGATTCCCCATTTTCCGGTTTCTACGGTAAAAGGCCATTCCGGCAAACTGATCTTTGGCGAGCTGGCCGGGAAAAAAGTAGTGGCAATGGCCGGACGGTTTCATTTTTATGAAGGGTATACACCACAGGAAGTGGTTTTCCCTGTAAGGGTATTTAAGTTGCTGGGGATCCGCCAGCTGCTGCTCAGCAACGCCGCGGGTGGAGTGAATCCTGGTTTCTCCGTGGGCGATATCATGATCATCAACGACCATATCAGTTTTGGAACACCGAATCCCCTGGTCGGGAAAAATATAGAAGAATGGGGCACCCGCTTTCCGGATATGAGCGAACCCTATAAGAAATCACTTATCGCAAGGGCCCGGGAAATTTGCAGTGAGGCCGGTATCGATGTGCGGGAGGGCGTTTATTATGCGGTTACAGGACCTACATTTGAAACCCGCGCAGAATATAAAATGATCCATACCCTGGGTGCTGATGCAGTTGGAATGAGCACGGTGCAGGAGGCTATTGTGGCCAACCATATGGCACTGGATGTTTTTGCGGTAAGCATCATTACGGACCTGGGTATCCGCGATGAGGAAAATGTGATCACCCATGAGGAAGTACTGGAGGCAGCAAAAGCGGCAGAACCTAAACTGGCGCATTTATTTACAGAAATGGTAGCCCGCGCATAA
- a CDS encoding SusC/RagA family TonB-linked outer membrane protein, protein MICRPIRLFFIAVLCGLTCSLHAQTSQTIHGKIIGRTGFGLGNTVLRMVASGDSTQTDTNGIFTLKAGKGDSVQLQNALFPQPYTIALPGFDSLLIRFENNSITTGQWSSSSGAFKDSVSQETTAAGTPADTVPAAAQTGAAKQDTVFVKGTVVNSAGQPLSNASITYPDGKIYTAGENGAFSIPFQQGLKVVFSSVGATDQEVVLNNADAPLSVRLVTKKTSEELERVTVTAMGISKKSRSVGYAVSEVKGSEIQTAKEVNFVNNLAGRVPGVQISSNSGSMGGSSKVTIRGPKSILGDNNALFVVDGIPFSNLNTNSYGQQIGGGGFDYGSPVQDINPDDIDQISVLKGAAATALYGSRGQNGVVLVTTKKTNGGGKKIGVNYSLNVQTDKVYVLPDYQNKYGGGSKTTFDTLFYNKNPEQFLSSSSPAYQDPVLGGYDLMPEFAVDESWGPALDGRKVRHYWSFDKNKANPLFGVTAPWSPQPNNIKDFFQTGVTVTNSVSVGGSSDKGSIRIAMADTRQRFVLPNSKLSRTNAGINGSYKLTDQLTATAGIKYSYTTAKGRPGTGFTGQNVMNLFSEYGQRQWDMSRMKDYKYADGTQISWNRKRFDDPTPNFANNPYWTRYMEYQSDDRSRLFGSVGLEYKPLDWLSFNAQAFMDSYNTLQEERTAKDYFLGSYTRNTIDFREMNYMFTTNIKKDISDKINIGATVGGNIMKQNVRLFTGSTPDKAGLIAPGVYTLSNISAPPLLSEARPRKQINSLFGSATVGYDNTIFVELTGRNDWSSALPSANRSYFYPSASTSIIFSEWIKNAKWLSFGKLRAGIAQVGSDTDPYNIFNVYSSPLLFNGIPYVTVDNRKRNPNLLPEKTTEKEAGIELRLFNNRAGIDFTYYDRITKNQIIPVNVSPASGFGEFILNAGKVSNKGIELRVDGTPIQTENFKWNIGLNFSKNKNKVLDLAQNGNEVVDKVNIGTERRLNAVSIQAIKGQSLGTLVGYDYTYMNGQKVIDSAGHYVRTGSVVPLGSVYPDYVGGLSNGFTYKNISLSALVDFSKGGKFFSYTNMYGLASGLLEETAEGNIRENGVDISGVLQDGTPYSTHITAIDHFKNNFGKYINAANVYDASYIYLREVTLGYQLPLKWAEKIKASNITLSLYGRNLWLIKSNAPNVDPSNITNGTGNIQGLEGGALPSIRSMGLNLNIGF, encoded by the coding sequence ATGATTTGCAGACCTATCCGGCTATTCTTTATTGCCGTTCTATGTGGACTCACCTGCTCCCTGCATGCGCAAACCAGTCAGACCATCCATGGAAAAATCATCGGAAGAACGGGCTTCGGCCTGGGAAACACAGTGCTGCGGATGGTTGCCTCCGGCGATTCGACGCAGACAGATACCAATGGCATCTTTACCCTGAAAGCAGGAAAAGGCGATTCGGTGCAACTTCAGAATGCATTGTTTCCGCAGCCGTACACGATCGCGCTTCCGGGATTTGACAGCCTGTTGATCCGTTTTGAGAACAACAGCATCACTACCGGGCAATGGAGCAGTTCTTCCGGAGCCTTTAAAGATTCCGTTTCACAGGAAACAACAGCCGCTGGTACACCGGCGGACACAGTGCCTGCTGCGGCCCAGACCGGCGCCGCTAAACAGGATACCGTTTTTGTAAAAGGAACGGTTGTCAACAGTGCGGGGCAGCCCTTATCAAATGCCAGTATCACCTACCCCGACGGAAAGATCTATACCGCCGGAGAGAACGGTGCTTTTTCCATTCCCTTCCAGCAGGGATTAAAGGTCGTTTTCTCCAGTGTGGGGGCAACCGATCAGGAAGTGGTGCTGAACAATGCCGATGCGCCGCTTTCCGTCCGGCTGGTCACAAAAAAAACTTCAGAAGAACTGGAACGGGTAACCGTAACGGCCATGGGGATCTCAAAGAAGAGCCGTTCCGTAGGATACGCAGTATCAGAGGTCAAGGGCTCAGAGATCCAGACCGCCAAGGAAGTGAACTTTGTCAACAACCTCGCAGGCCGGGTACCCGGTGTACAGATCAGCTCCAACAGCGGCTCTATGGGCGGTTCCAGTAAAGTTACGATCCGTGGTCCCAAATCGATCCTGGGAGACAATAATGCATTGTTTGTTGTGGATGGGATCCCCTTCAGCAATCTGAACACCAACTCTTATGGTCAGCAAATTGGTGGCGGTGGCTTCGACTATGGAAGTCCTGTACAGGATATCAACCCGGATGATATTGATCAGATATCTGTGTTGAAAGGAGCTGCGGCCACGGCGCTCTATGGCAGCCGCGGACAAAACGGTGTGGTATTGGTAACTACAAAAAAGACAAATGGAGGTGGTAAAAAAATAGGTGTGAACTATAGTCTGAATGTACAAACAGACAAAGTGTATGTACTGCCCGATTATCAGAATAAATACGGAGGCGGTTCCAAAACAACATTCGACACTCTTTTTTATAACAAAAACCCCGAACAGTTTTTAAGCAGTTCTTCTCCCGCTTACCAGGATCCGGTTCTGGGGGGCTATGACCTGATGCCGGAATTTGCGGTGGATGAGTCCTGGGGGCCTGCGCTGGACGGCCGTAAGGTACGGCATTACTGGTCTTTTGATAAAAACAAAGCCAACCCATTGTTCGGTGTTACTGCGCCCTGGTCGCCGCAACCCAACAATATCAAAGACTTTTTTCAGACTGGGGTAACCGTTACCAACAGTGTAAGCGTGGGGGGCAGCAGTGACAAAGGATCTATAAGAATTGCAATGGCTGATACGCGGCAGCGATTTGTATTGCCAAATTCAAAACTTTCACGCACCAACGCGGGTATTAACGGCAGTTATAAACTAACGGATCAGCTCACAGCTACTGCAGGTATAAAATATTCTTACACTACGGCAAAAGGACGTCCCGGGACAGGGTTCACAGGGCAGAATGTGATGAACCTGTTCAGTGAATACGGGCAGCGGCAATGGGATATGAGCCGGATGAAAGATTACAAATATGCGGATGGAACACAGATCAGCTGGAACCGGAAGCGTTTTGACGACCCTACACCCAACTTTGCCAACAATCCTTACTGGACGCGTTATATGGAATACCAGAGTGATGACCGGAGCCGTCTGTTCGGTTCTGTGGGTCTGGAATATAAGCCACTTGACTGGCTGTCCTTTAATGCACAGGCCTTTATGGATAGTTATAATACATTACAGGAGGAAAGAACGGCCAAAGATTATTTCCTCGGAAGCTATACAAGAAACACAATCGATTTCCGGGAAATGAACTATATGTTCACCACCAATATCAAAAAAGATATTAGCGATAAGATCAACATTGGAGCTACGGTGGGTGGCAATATTATGAAGCAAAATGTACGTCTCTTTACGGGATCAACACCTGATAAGGCCGGTCTGATCGCCCCCGGTGTTTATACCCTATCGAATATTTCCGCTCCTCCATTGCTTTCAGAAGCGCGACCAAGGAAACAGATCAATTCCTTATTTGGTTCTGCTACTGTCGGATATGACAATACTATATTCGTAGAATTAACAGGAAGAAACGACTGGTCATCTGCCCTGCCGTCAGCTAATCGGTCGTACTTTTATCCATCGGCCTCAACCTCTATTATTTTTTCGGAGTGGATCAAAAATGCTAAATGGCTGAGTTTCGGAAAACTCCGTGCAGGCATTGCTCAGGTGGGAAGTGACACAGACCCATATAACATTTTCAATGTGTATAGCTCACCACTTCTTTTTAATGGAATCCCTTATGTAACCGTTGATAATAGGAAACGCAATCCCAATCTTCTTCCCGAAAAGACCACTGAAAAAGAAGCCGGTATTGAATTAAGATTATTTAACAACCGTGCTGGTATTGATTTCACATATTATGACCGCATTACAAAGAATCAAATCATTCCTGTGAATGTTTCTCCGGCATCCGGTTTCGGAGAGTTTATATTAAATGCTGGGAAAGTGAGCAATAAGGGGATCGAATTAAGGGTAGACGGAACTCCAATTCAAACTGAAAATTTTAAATGGAATATCGGCCTGAACTTTTCCAAAAATAAAAATAAGGTATTAGACCTAGCACAAAACGGAAACGAGGTTGTGGATAAGGTCAATATCGGCACTGAACGAAGGTTGAATGCAGTTTCCATACAAGCCATCAAAGGACAATCTCTTGGAACGCTGGTGGGTTATGATTATACATATATGAATGGTCAAAAAGTAATAGATTCTGCAGGTCACTATGTAAGAACGGGCTCTGTTGTTCCGCTGGGAAGTGTTTACCCCGATTATGTTGGCGGGCTGAGCAATGGTTTTACGTACAAGAACATTAGCCTGAGTGCATTGGTCGATTTTAGTAAGGGTGGAAAATTCTTCTCCTATACCAACATGTATGGCCTGGCCTCCGGGCTACTCGAGGAAACGGCAGAAGGGAATATCCGGGAAAATGGTGTTGACATTTCAGGTGTGTTGCAGGATGGCACGCCTTATTCAACACATATAACAGCCATAGATCATTTTAAAAACAACTTCGGTAAATATATTAATGCCGCAAATGTATACGATGCCAGTTATATCTATTTAAGGGAAGTAACTCTTGGTTACCAGCTACCCCTGAAGTGGGCCGAAAAGATAAAGGCAAGTAACATTACCCTTTCTCTTTATGGCCGCAATCTGTGGTTGATCAAATCCAATGCTCCCAATGTGGATCCGTCCAATATCACCAATGGTACCGGAAACATACAGGGATTAGAAGGTGGCGCACTCCCTTCCATACGTTCCATGGGTCTAAACTTGAATATCGGATTCTAA
- the sucC gene encoding ADP-forming succinate--CoA ligase subunit beta — MNLHEYQAKELLKKYDVPVQEGYACSSVQEAEEAYRKIKTETGSKFAVIKAQIHAGGRGKGAIKETGINGVKVAKSLEEVEEFAKGILGGTLVTIQTGPAGKVVNKIFVAQDMYYDGPSERQEFYLSILLDRSKGQNVIMYSTEGGMSIEDVAHETPEKIFKEWVHPSGGLLGFQARKIAFNLGLTGAAFKSCVKFVTNLYNAYVGLDCSMLEINPLFKAADDKIIAVDCKMNLDDNAMMRHADLASLRDVTEEDPTEVEAGKYNLNFVKLDGNVGCMVNGAGLAMATMDMIKLSGGEPANFLDVGGTANAQTVEAGFKIIMKDPAVKAILINIFGGIVRCDRVAAGVIDAYKNLGNINIPIIVRLQGTNAEEAKKLIDESGLKVQSAILLSEAADLVKKAVA, encoded by the coding sequence ATGAATCTTCACGAATACCAGGCCAAGGAATTATTGAAAAAATACGATGTTCCGGTACAGGAAGGTTATGCCTGCAGTTCTGTGCAGGAAGCCGAAGAAGCTTACCGGAAAATAAAAACGGAGACCGGAAGCAAATTTGCAGTGATCAAAGCACAGATTCATGCCGGCGGCCGGGGAAAAGGGGCAATTAAGGAAACCGGGATCAACGGGGTAAAAGTGGCCAAGTCGCTTGAAGAAGTGGAAGAGTTTGCCAAAGGCATCCTGGGCGGCACGCTGGTTACCATTCAGACCGGACCTGCGGGGAAGGTAGTCAACAAGATCTTTGTGGCACAGGATATGTATTATGATGGTCCGTCTGAACGTCAGGAATTCTATCTTTCCATTCTGCTGGACCGGAGCAAGGGACAGAATGTGATCATGTACAGCACGGAAGGCGGTATGAGCATTGAAGACGTGGCACATGAAACACCGGAGAAGATATTTAAGGAATGGGTACATCCTTCCGGTGGACTGCTGGGTTTCCAGGCACGTAAAATTGCCTTTAACCTTGGACTGACCGGCGCTGCATTTAAAAGCTGTGTAAAATTCGTTACCAATTTATACAATGCCTATGTAGGACTGGATTGCAGCATGCTTGAGATCAACCCGCTGTTCAAAGCAGCGGACGATAAGATCATTGCGGTTGATTGTAAAATGAATCTTGATGATAATGCCATGATGCGGCATGCCGACCTGGCGTCTCTGAGAGATGTAACAGAAGAAGATCCCACGGAAGTGGAAGCGGGTAAGTACAATCTCAATTTTGTAAAGCTGGATGGCAATGTGGGTTGTATGGTAAATGGTGCGGGGCTGGCCATGGCCACAATGGATATGATCAAATTAAGTGGCGGTGAGCCGGCCAACTTCCTGGACGTGGGTGGCACGGCAAATGCACAGACGGTGGAAGCCGGCTTTAAAATCATCATGAAGGACCCTGCCGTTAAAGCGATCCTGATCAATATTTTCGGAGGCATCGTACGCTGCGACCGTGTTGCAGCCGGTGTGATCGACGCTTATAAAAACCTTGGCAACATCAATATCCCGATCATCGTACGTCTTCAGGGTACCAATGCCGAAGAAGCGAAAAAGCTGATCGATGAAAGCGGGCTCAAAGTGCAATCAGCCATCCTGCTGAGTGAAGCCGCCGACCTGGTAAAGAAAGCAGTTGCTTAA